In one Parvibaculum sp. genomic region, the following are encoded:
- the wrbA gene encoding NAD(P)H:quinone oxidoreductase: MTGKTRILVLYHSAYGHIETLAKAVAEGAGSVGGVEVTLKRVPETMPAEAMKNAGMKTDQDAPVATPQELADYDGIVFGTPTRFGNMTGQMRTFLDQTGGLWAKGALVGKAGSVFTSTGTGAGNETTITSFHSTLLHHGMVVVGLPYAVGTELFDISEVRGGSPYGASTLAGGDGSRSPSDKELSLARKQGAHVARIASKLKQ; the protein is encoded by the coding sequence ATGACCGGCAAGACCAGAATTCTCGTGCTCTATCACAGCGCCTACGGCCACATCGAAACGCTGGCGAAAGCCGTTGCCGAAGGCGCGGGCAGCGTCGGCGGTGTCGAAGTAACGCTGAAGCGTGTGCCCGAAACCATGCCCGCCGAAGCGATGAAGAACGCCGGCATGAAGACCGACCAGGATGCGCCGGTCGCCACCCCGCAGGAACTCGCCGATTACGACGGCATCGTCTTCGGTACGCCGACCCGCTTCGGCAACATGACGGGGCAGATGCGCACCTTCCTCGACCAGACGGGCGGCCTCTGGGCAAAGGGCGCGCTTGTCGGCAAGGCGGGCTCGGTCTTCACCTCGACCGGCACGGGTGCCGGCAACGAAACGACCATCACCTCGTTCCACTCCACGCTGCTGCATCACGGCATGGTCGTCGTCGGCCTGCCTTATGCCGTCGGCACGGAACTCTTCGACATCTCGGAAGTGCGCGGCGGCTCGCCCTATGGCGCATCGACGCTGGCGGGCGGCGACGGCAGCCGCAGCCCGAGCGACAAGGAACTGAGCCTCGCCCGCAAACAGGGCGCGCATGTCGCGCGCATCGCGAGCAAGCTGAAGCAATAG
- a CDS encoding SDR family NAD(P)-dependent oxidoreductase, whose translation MGILEGKVVLVTGAAGGIGRECALIAAQQGAKVVVNDLGGSVKGGDEGNASAAQKTVDEIKAAGGEAVANSDSVSMKSGAENMIAQALDTFGGLHSIISPAGILRDGMFHKMPDEDWDAVLEVHLKGSYNITRAAINHFREQQEGNFVLFTSTSGLIGNIGQANYAAAKMGIAGLSRIIAMEGASKNVRSNIIAPFAWTRMIATIPVKDEASAQRVERMKNAMRAEQVGNFAVALAAPSCTTNGQIFSVRGNEIVLFSQPRPVKSVARIDGWTPETILSHGLPAMAGGYTDLGNTGSVFTWEPV comes from the coding sequence ATGGGAATTCTGGAAGGCAAGGTGGTGCTGGTCACAGGCGCCGCAGGCGGCATCGGCCGCGAATGCGCGCTGATCGCGGCCCAACAGGGCGCCAAGGTCGTGGTCAACGACCTCGGCGGCAGCGTCAAGGGCGGCGACGAGGGCAATGCCTCGGCCGCGCAAAAGACCGTCGACGAAATCAAGGCGGCGGGCGGCGAAGCGGTCGCCAATTCCGACAGCGTGTCGATGAAGTCGGGCGCCGAAAACATGATCGCCCAGGCGCTCGACACGTTCGGCGGCCTGCACTCGATCATCAGCCCCGCCGGCATTCTGCGCGACGGCATGTTCCACAAGATGCCCGACGAAGACTGGGACGCTGTCCTCGAAGTGCACCTGAAGGGCAGCTACAACATCACCCGCGCCGCCATCAATCATTTCCGCGAACAGCAGGAGGGCAACTTCGTTCTCTTCACCTCGACAAGCGGATTGATCGGCAATATCGGCCAGGCGAACTACGCCGCCGCCAAGATGGGCATTGCCGGTCTCTCGCGCATCATCGCGATGGAAGGCGCGTCGAAGAACGTCCGCTCCAACATCATCGCGCCCTTCGCATGGACGCGCATGATCGCCACCATTCCGGTGAAGGACGAGGCATCGGCCCAACGCGTCGAGCGCATGAAGAATGCGATGCGCGCCGAACAGGTCGGCAATTTCGCCGTGGCGCTGGCCGCGCCCTCATGCACGACGAACGGTCAGATCTTCTCCGTGCGCGGCAACGAGATCGTGCTCTTCTCGCAGCCCCGGCCCGTCAAGAGCGTCGCCCGCATCGACGGCTGGACGCCGGAAACGATCCTCTCCCACGGCCTGCCCGCCATGGCCGGCGGCTATACCGACCTCGGCAACACCGGCTCGGTTTTCACCTGGGAACCGGTCTGA
- a CDS encoding pirin family protein: protein MIDIRTLESLGGADHGWLKAKHHFSFAGYYDEARMGWGKLRVWNDDLIRAGTGFPLHGHRDMEIVTYVREGAVSHRDHLNNEGRTKAGDVQVMSAGTGIRHEEWNLESDDARIFQIWIEPARRGIAPRWETASFPKEDRKGKLMALASGKPDAPAEALWIAQDAEILGATLDAGTEVTHVTEEGRLVYLVPARGHITVNGVTVPERAGAAIRGETELIIRAGEDAEILLVDLPPEA from the coding sequence ATGATCGACATTCGCACACTTGAAAGTCTTGGTGGCGCCGATCACGGCTGGCTGAAGGCGAAGCATCACTTCTCTTTCGCCGGCTACTACGACGAGGCGCGCATGGGCTGGGGCAAACTCCGGGTCTGGAACGACGACCTCATTCGCGCCGGCACCGGCTTCCCGCTGCACGGTCATCGCGACATGGAAATCGTCACCTATGTGCGCGAAGGCGCGGTCAGCCACCGCGATCACCTGAACAATGAAGGCCGCACAAAGGCCGGCGACGTGCAGGTGATGTCGGCCGGCACCGGCATCCGCCACGAGGAATGGAATCTGGAAAGCGACGATGCGCGAATTTTCCAGATCTGGATCGAGCCCGCCCGCCGGGGCATCGCGCCGCGCTGGGAAACGGCCTCCTTTCCGAAGGAAGACCGGAAAGGAAAGCTGATGGCGCTCGCCAGCGGCAAGCCGGACGCGCCGGCCGAAGCCTTGTGGATCGCGCAGGACGCCGAAATTCTCGGTGCGACGCTCGACGCAGGCACCGAAGTGACCCATGTCACTGAGGAAGGCCGTCTCGTCTATCTCGTTCCGGCGCGCGGACACATTACGGTCAATGGCGTGACGGTGCCGGAACGCGCCGGCGCCGCCATCCGCGGCGAGACCGAACTCATTATCCGCGCCGGCGAAGACGCCGAAATTCTTCTGGTGGACCTGCCGCCCGAAGCGTGA
- a CDS encoding LysR family transcriptional regulator has product MTDLNGFAVFARVVELGGFTAAADALGLSKSVVSRQVSALEDELGVRLLNRTTRRVAVTEAGAVVFERAQRIVAEAEEAAAEANCIEGQVRGRLRINAPMSFGILELGPALPAFVARYPDLDVDLVLNDRRVDLIEEGFDVSLRISALEDSSLIARQLAPVERYVVGAPAYFEKYGMPARPADLAAHRFLLYTLLSRPEQMSFAGPGGAREDVAVRGHLFCNNADAMLPLLRAGAGLCLSPDFVCHEELRTGRLVRALEDWSMPPLRLHVIYPHTRHLSAKVRAFVDFAAEHFGPGKARWIQSPSSSG; this is encoded by the coding sequence ATGACGGATCTCAACGGGTTTGCGGTCTTCGCGCGGGTGGTCGAGCTGGGCGGGTTCACGGCGGCGGCCGACGCGCTCGGGCTCTCCAAATCGGTGGTCAGCCGCCAGGTTTCGGCGCTGGAAGACGAGCTCGGGGTGCGGCTGCTCAACCGGACGACGCGGCGCGTCGCCGTCACCGAGGCGGGGGCGGTGGTCTTCGAGCGGGCACAACGCATCGTCGCCGAGGCGGAAGAGGCTGCCGCCGAAGCCAACTGCATCGAAGGCCAGGTGCGCGGGCGGCTGCGCATCAACGCGCCGATGAGTTTCGGCATTCTCGAACTTGGGCCGGCGCTGCCCGCGTTCGTTGCGCGCTATCCCGATCTCGATGTCGATCTCGTGCTCAACGATCGACGCGTCGATCTGATCGAGGAGGGGTTCGACGTGTCGCTCCGGATTTCGGCGCTTGAGGATTCAAGCCTGATCGCGCGCCAGCTTGCGCCGGTCGAACGCTATGTTGTCGGCGCGCCTGCCTATTTCGAGAAATACGGGATGCCGGCGCGTCCGGCCGATCTCGCGGCCCATCGCTTCCTGCTCTACACGCTGTTGTCGCGCCCCGAACAAATGAGTTTCGCCGGTCCGGGCGGCGCGCGCGAGGATGTCGCGGTCAGGGGACATCTGTTCTGCAACAATGCGGATGCGATGCTGCCGCTGCTGCGGGCGGGCGCGGGGCTCTGCCTTTCGCCCGATTTCGTCTGTCACGAGGAGTTGCGCACCGGACGGCTCGTCCGTGCGCTCGAAGACTGGTCGATGCCACCCTTGCGGCTCCATGTCATCTATCCGCATACGCGGCATCTGTCGGCGAAGGTCCGTGCCTTTGTCGATTTCGCGGCCGAGCATTTCGGACCGGGCAAGGCGCGGTGGATTCAGTCGCCGTCGTCTTCCGGCTGA